Genomic DNA from Aminobacterium mobile DSM 12262:
ATAAGCTTTCTTCCAATTCTTGCTAAAGCGGCGGTTATCACTATGAAGGTGTCGATTTTAGCTATGGTCTTAGCCATACTGCTCGGGCTTTTCCTGGCCATGACTAAAATTTTTGGGCCGCCATTTTTTTCTCATCTGGCTATAGGATATATAGAAGCCATTCGTGGGACACCAGTTCTCATCCAGCTCTTCTTTATTTTTTATGGACTTCCCAACATCGGCATAAAGCTAAGTCCATTTATTGCTGGAGTTCTGGGATTAGGCTTAAACTACGCCGCCTATGAAGCTGAGAATTACCGGGCTGGTTTATTAGCGGTACCAAGGCAACAAATGGAAGGCGCTCTCGCTTTAGGAATGACTCGCTGGCAGGCATTGCGCTATGTTGTCTTGCCTCAGGCTGTACGAGTAGCGTTACCGCCAGTCACAAACGATTTTATTTCTCTTTTAAAAGATTCTTCGTTAGTGTCTGTCATAACCATGGTAGACCTTACGAAAGCCTATGGACAGCTGGCCACTACTTACTATGATTACTTCGGGACTGGAATTATAGTAGCCGCTATCTATTTTCTTTTAGGGCTGCCTTTCGTTCGCCTCGCTCGCTGGACAGAGAAAAAAATGGCTGTAGCAGTGCGAGGGAAGCGAAATGGAGGAGGTTCTACCATAGGGGAAAAACCTGGAGCTTATTAAGTACGTTAAAAACTAAACGAAGGGCTGGGTCGGCCGACCCAGCCCTTCGTTTTCTTTAAATAAGTTCTCCTTTAGCGACAGGGATCACATTGCCCCCCACCCATACTCGAATCTGACCTCCGGAATCTTTTGCGGAAATAAATAAAAGAGATGGCCGATGAACTGCATAGCCTTGCTCTACTCGTACATTCTCTATGCTGCTAGATTCCAGGAATCGGTGACGGACCAAATAGGACGCCAAACATCCTGCCCCACTTCCAGTCGCAGGATCTTCCTCCACACCAAAACAAGGAGCCAAAACCCGAACGTGAAGATGATTTGAAGAATGTACCGGTTCAGGACAAAAAGCGAGAATTAATACCTTCCCTGTCCTTTGGATGAAAGCATCATATGCATCTCTATCCAAACGTACACGACTCAAAACATCCCGCCGCCGAAAAGGGACAATAATCGTAGGCAACCCTGTAGAAACCCACTGTACAGGGTACTCTTCCATTATAGCGTCTGATGTGACACCCAACACCGACACTAGATCTTCTGGAGGGTAGATCGGACCAAATTCTGGCGTATTCTGCTCCATAATAAACAGATGCTCTTCCCGTCTCACCTGAATAAGTCCTGCCTTGAGGCTCAGGGCAATAGAATTTGGATTCCCAGGTGCTAACTCTCTTATAATAACAGCAGCTGTCCCCAAAGTAGGGTGACCAGCGAAAGGGACCTCCCCTGCAGGTGTGAATATCCGAACTGGATAACCGCCGTTAAGAGGTTTATCGTGAAGGATAAAACTTGTCTCCGAGTAGTTCATCTCTCTGGCAATTTCCAGCATATCCTCGGTAGAGAGATCTCCTGCATCGCGAACTACAGCTAAGGGATTGCCTGCATATTTCTTCTCCCCAAAAACA
This window encodes:
- a CDS encoding PhzF family phenazine biosynthesis protein: MKKHEFYIVDVFGEKKYAGNPLAVVRDAGDLSTEDMLEIAREMNYSETSFILHDKPLNGGYPVRIFTPAGEVPFAGHPTLGTAAVIIRELAPGNPNSIALSLKAGLIQVRREEHLFIMEQNTPEFGPIYPPEDLVSVLGVTSDAIMEEYPVQWVSTGLPTIIVPFRRRDVLSRVRLDRDAYDAFIQRTGKVLILAFCPEPVHSSNHLHVRVLAPCFGVEEDPATGSGAGCLASYLVRHRFLESSSIENVRVEQGYAVHRPSLLFISAKDSGGQIRVWVGGNVIPVAKGELI